In Rhodovulum sulfidophilum DSM 1374, the following are encoded in one genomic region:
- a CDS encoding ABC transporter permease produces the protein MFILRFLARRLGQGAIIIFLVSALIFTLLRVVPGDPVRLMVGGMAPDTLVEEIAAEMGLRDPIYVQFGRYMGNVLQGDLGESFVRPASGAAVGGASFDDSTRGERAKVLDLIAETAPMTLQLALLAMVFALMIGVPIGVWGGLYPGRLPDRLALYSSSLFVSLPNFWLGIVLALLLSVKLNLLPAIGYKGFSYTILPALVLAVEIAPFIIRTLTVSVAGVMGQSFIDIARVRGLSRNQIVFRHALKNSAVPLLNLLGVQFSMLLGGVLVIEFIFDYPGLGLLTINAVMQRDFPLIQGIAIVTAAVFVLINIAVDLLATAIDPRLDY, from the coding sequence ATGTTCATCCTAAGATTCCTCGCGCGACGGCTGGGGCAGGGCGCGATCATCATCTTTCTGGTCTCTGCCCTGATCTTCACGCTGTTGCGCGTCGTGCCGGGCGATCCGGTCCGGCTGATGGTGGGGGGCATGGCCCCCGATACCCTGGTCGAGGAGATCGCCGCCGAAATGGGGCTGCGCGATCCGATCTACGTCCAGTTCGGCCGCTACATGGGCAATGTGCTGCAGGGCGATCTGGGCGAATCCTTCGTGCGGCCCGCCAGCGGCGCTGCCGTGGGGGGCGCAAGCTTCGACGATTCCACCCGCGGCGAGCGCGCCAAGGTGCTTGACCTGATCGCCGAGACCGCGCCGATGACGCTGCAGCTGGCGCTGCTGGCGATGGTCTTTGCCCTGATGATCGGGGTGCCCATCGGCGTCTGGGGCGGGCTTTACCCGGGGCGGCTGCCCGACCGGCTGGCGCTTTATAGCTCGTCCCTGTTCGTGAGCCTGCCCAATTTCTGGCTGGGGATCGTTCTGGCGCTCTTGTTGTCGGTCAAGCTGAACCTGCTGCCCGCCATCGGCTACAAGGGGTTTTCCTACACCATCCTGCCGGCGCTGGTTCTGGCGGTCGAGATCGCGCCCTTCATCATCCGCACCCTGACCGTCTCGGTGGCGGGGGTGATGGGGCAGAGCTTCATCGACATCGCCCGCGTGCGTGGCCTGTCGCGCAACCAGATCGTCTTTCGCCATGCGCTGAAGAATTCGGCAGTGCCGCTTCTGAACCTGCTGGGCGTGCAGTTCTCGATGCTTCTGGGCGGGGTTCTCGTGATCGAGTTCATCTTCGACTACCCGGGGCTCGGCCTTCTGACCATCAATGCCGTGATGCAGCGCGATTTCCCGCTGATCCAGGGCATCGCCATCGTCACCGCCGCCGTCTTCGTCCTGATCAACATCGCCGTGGACCTTCTGGCCACCGCCATCGATCCGAGGCTCGACTACTGA
- a CDS encoding ABC transporter substrate-binding protein — protein sequence MDRRSFLRYGALAGTALGAARINPDFFFSSAFAQEARPLVFLSAENITGNWDPTAHTTLSQTNIEGFVMGYLTRAPMRPDDPEKVVYELATEITELDAHRLQIKLRDGITFHDGKPFTAEDVKATFEYGAQLDRPKQVYPGGPDTFAVETPDDHTVIVDTSKGGYGASLFIFLASYLPILSAKDVAGGPKGPLSQRLNGTGPFRFVEQRGNDTVMEAYEGYFRGAPKVTGVTFSFVGDATTRMLSLMNGQADVIERLEPEQVETLEARDDIKISRLVSVENKYLWFRCSKPPFDDWRVRRAACHAIDRSMIMEIMGSAGEASSNFISPIKFGYIDLENYPEYDPDECQRLLAEAGYPGGEGLPELEYITSTGFYPKTKEYGELIAALLQEQGFPVKLNVMEVAAWNERLYDRPGGGPGHMVDCGWSTGSPEPDLVLRTHFHSSAKRICGIVDPEIDAALDAERDAPSLEARKESLQTNLMPMLADKAPALSLFTSVLIHGMRSNVDGLFIYPDGQSDASRTTLS from the coding sequence ATGGACAGACGGAGTTTCCTTCGATACGGCGCCCTGGCCGGAACGGCCCTGGGCGCGGCGCGCATCAATCCCGACTTCTTCTTCAGCTCGGCCTTTGCGCAGGAGGCCCGCCCGCTGGTGTTCCTCTCGGCCGAGAACATCACCGGCAACTGGGACCCGACCGCGCATACGACGCTGTCCCAGACCAATATCGAGGGCTTCGTCATGGGTTACCTGACCCGGGCCCCGATGCGCCCCGACGATCCCGAAAAGGTGGTCTACGAGCTCGCCACCGAGATCACCGAACTGGATGCCCACCGGCTGCAGATCAAGCTGCGGGACGGCATCACCTTCCATGACGGCAAGCCCTTCACCGCCGAGGACGTCAAGGCGACCTTCGAATATGGCGCCCAGCTCGACCGGCCCAAGCAGGTCTATCCGGGCGGCCCCGACACTTTCGCGGTCGAGACCCCCGACGATCATACCGTGATCGTCGACACCTCGAAGGGCGGCTATGGCGCCTCGCTGTTCATCTTCCTTGCCTCCTATCTGCCGATCCTGTCGGCGAAGGACGTGGCCGGGGGCCCCAAGGGGCCGCTGTCGCAGCGGCTGAACGGCACCGGCCCCTTCCGCTTTGTCGAGCAGCGCGGCAACGACACCGTGATGGAAGCCTATGAGGGCTATTTCCGCGGCGCGCCCAAGGTCACGGGCGTCACCTTCTCGTTTGTGGGCGATGCCACGACCCGGATGCTGTCGCTGATGAACGGGCAGGCCGATGTCATCGAACGGCTGGAGCCCGAACAGGTCGAGACGCTGGAGGCGCGCGACGACATCAAGATCTCGCGGCTGGTCTCGGTCGAGAACAAGTACCTGTGGTTCCGCTGCTCGAAGCCGCCCTTCGACGACTGGCGCGTGCGCAGGGCCGCCTGCCATGCCATCGACCGCAGCATGATCATGGAGATCATGGGCTCGGCCGGCGAGGCCTCGTCGAATTTCATCTCGCCGATCAAGTTCGGCTATATCGATCTGGAGAATTACCCCGAATACGATCCCGACGAATGCCAGCGCCTGCTGGCCGAGGCGGGCTATCCGGGCGGCGAGGGGCTGCCCGAGCTGGAATACATCACCTCGACCGGCTTCTATCCCAAGACCAAGGAATATGGCGAGCTGATCGCGGCGCTGCTGCAGGAACAGGGCTTCCCGGTCAAGCTGAACGTGATGGAGGTCGCGGCCTGGAACGAGCGGCTCTACGACCGCCCAGGCGGCGGCCCGGGCCATATGGTCGATTGCGGCTGGTCCACCGGCTCGCCCGAGCCCGATCTGGTCCTGCGCACGCATTTCCATTCCAGCGCCAAGCGGATCTGCGGCATCGTCGATCCCGAGATCGACGCCGCGCTCGATGCCGAACGCGACGCGCCCTCGCTCGAGGCGCGCAAGGAAAGCCTGCAGACCAACCTGATGCCGATGCTGGCCGACAAGGCCCCGGCGCTGAGCCTGTTCACCTCGGTGCTGATCCACGGGATGCGAAGCAATGTGGACGGGCTCTTCATCTATCCGGATGGCCAGTCGGACGCATCCCGGACGACGCTGAGCTGA
- the hisN gene encoding histidinol-phosphatase, translated as MGELGDALRFANDTADEAGRVALKHFRQALDVESKADDSPVTLADRAVEALMRDRIMARFPGHGIFGEEQAPLRPDSDHLWVVDPIDGTKSYVTGNPLFGGLMALLKDGAPCLGQIDMPALGERWCGVEGQATTLNGRPCRTSACTDPAEAFAYTTDPMLFSGADSEVLEMLRRSVRMLRFGGDCYAYALLASGHCDLVLETGLQPYDYLPLVQVIRGAGGVITDWQGQALGVGSAGEVLAAATPELHRAMLDRIARLRAGQAA; from the coding sequence ATGGGCGAGTTGGGCGATGCGCTGCGTTTCGCGAATGACACGGCAGACGAGGCGGGCCGCGTCGCGCTGAAGCATTTCCGTCAGGCGCTGGATGTCGAGAGCAAGGCCGATGACAGTCCCGTCACCCTGGCCGACCGCGCCGTCGAGGCGCTGATGCGCGACCGGATCATGGCGCGCTTTCCCGGCCATGGCATCTTCGGCGAGGAACAGGCGCCGCTGCGCCCCGACAGCGACCACCTGTGGGTCGTCGATCCGATCGACGGCACCAAGAGCTATGTCACCGGCAATCCGCTGTTCGGCGGGCTGATGGCGCTTCTGAAGGATGGCGCGCCCTGTCTGGGGCAGATCGACATGCCCGCGCTCGGCGAGCGCTGGTGCGGGGTCGAGGGCCAGGCCACCACCCTGAACGGTCGGCCTTGCCGCACCAGCGCCTGCACCGATCCGGCCGAGGCCTTCGCCTATACCACCGATCCCATGCTGTTCTCGGGCGCCGATAGCGAGGTGCTGGAGATGCTGCGCCGGTCGGTCCGGATGCTGCGCTTCGGCGGCGATTGCTATGCCTATGCGCTTCTGGCCTCGGGCCATTGCGATCTGGTGCTGGAAACCGGGCTGCAGCCTTACGACTACCTGCCGCTGGTGCAGGTCATCCGCGGCGCGGGCGGGGTCATCACCGACTGGCAGGGGCAGGCGCTTGGCGTCGGCTCGGCCGGCGAGGTGCTGGCTGCGGCCACGCCCGAGCTGCACCGGGCCATGCTGGACCGGATCGCGAGGCTGCGGGCAGGCCAGGCGGCCTGA
- a CDS encoding DeoR/GlpR family DNA-binding transcription regulator, whose product MQPYERHAKILERLGHDRRVFTAQLARMFDVSHETVRRDLLEMEQSGSLTRVHGGAVAADREILPEPAFSERRVVHADKKAAIGALAATLIPPGSTVFIDAGTTTCAFARALAREGEMRIITNSIEIAQLAGPARDCDTLLLGGRPHTDVPATYGEMTLSEIDRFLADYAVLSPVGLHADRGATDYALHEAEVARAMMRRSRDCIMLCHSEKIGTESRVSICRLDEIDHLVTDDAADRSLRLPRGEIHYAETRPGL is encoded by the coding sequence ATGCAGCCTTACGAAAGACACGCGAAGATCCTGGAGCGGCTCGGCCATGACCGCCGGGTCTTCACCGCCCAGCTGGCGCGGATGTTCGACGTCTCGCATGAAACCGTGCGCCGCGACCTTCTCGAGATGGAACAGAGCGGCAGCCTGACCCGGGTCCATGGCGGCGCCGTCGCGGCGGATCGCGAGATCCTGCCAGAGCCCGCCTTCTCGGAACGCCGCGTCGTCCATGCGGACAAGAAGGCCGCCATCGGCGCGCTGGCCGCGACCCTGATCCCGCCGGGTTCGACCGTCTTCATCGACGCGGGCACCACGACCTGCGCCTTCGCCCGGGCGCTGGCGCGGGAGGGCGAGATGCGGATCATCACCAATTCCATCGAGATCGCACAGCTCGCCGGCCCCGCCCGGGACTGCGACACGCTTCTGCTGGGCGGACGCCCCCATACCGACGTGCCCGCCACCTATGGCGAGATGACCCTGTCCGAGATCGACCGCTTCCTTGCCGATTACGCCGTGCTTTCGCCGGTCGGACTGCATGCCGACCGGGGCGCGACCGATTACGCACTGCACGAGGCCGAGGTCGCCCGCGCCATGATGCGGCGCTCGCGCGATTGCATCATGCTGTGCCATTCGGAGAAGATCGGCACCGAAAGCCGGGTCTCGATCTGCCGTCTCGACGAAATCGACCATCTGGTCACCGATGACGCCGCCGACCGCAGCCTGCGCCTGCCCCGCGGCGAGATCCATTACGCAGAGACGCGCCCGGGCCTCTGA
- a CDS encoding HU family DNA-binding protein: MAKPMTKTQLVAALAEEMEADKKTASAALEAMTAIITREVAAGGSVTLPSVGKIYCRERPERMVRNPATGEQFKKDADKVVKVTIAKALKDSVNG; the protein is encoded by the coding sequence ATGGCCAAACCCATGACCAAGACCCAGCTGGTTGCGGCCCTCGCCGAGGAGATGGAGGCCGACAAGAAAACCGCCTCCGCCGCCCTCGAAGCGATGACCGCGATTATCACCCGTGAGGTGGCGGCCGGCGGCTCGGTGACCCTGCCCAGCGTGGGCAAGATCTACTGCCGCGAGCGCCCCGAGCGCATGGTGCGCAACCCGGCCACCGGCGAGCAGTTCAAGAAGGACGCCGACAAGGTGGTGAAGGTCACCATCGCGAAGGCCCTGAAGGACAGCGTGAACGGCTGA
- a CDS encoding AMP nucleosidase, with product MPDQSDLPLSSPSLPDAEAFTDAAAAVGRLVELYETATGFLRARFAEVLSGSAPHARFRAVYPEIRFTTVSHALVDSRLSFGHVAEPGTYVTTVTRPDLFANYLRQQIGLLLENHGQPVMIGPSTTPIPIHFAMGSAGVTVPQDGALEVPLRDLFDVPDLTTTNDDIVNGTWTMPEGAARPLAPFTAQRVDYSLARLAHYTATAPEHFQNHVLFTNYQFYVEEFEALARRALADPDSGYTALVGPGNAEIRAPETQLPVPLKLPQMPSYHLKRADGQGITLVNIGVGPSNAKTATDHIAVLRPHAWLMVGHCAGLRNSQRLGDFVLAHGYLREDHVLDNDLPLWVPIPALAEIQVALEDAVEEVTRLEGYGLKRIMRTGTVATIDNRNWELSDQTGPVQRLSQSRAIALDMESATIAANGFRFRVPYGTLLCVSDRPLHGELKLPGMASDFYKTQVARHLAIGVRAMELLRDMPLERIHSRKLRSFEETAFL from the coding sequence ATGCCGGACCAGAGCGACCTTCCGCTTTCCAGCCCCAGCCTGCCCGACGCCGAAGCCTTCACGGATGCGGCCGCAGCCGTCGGACGGCTGGTCGAGCTTTATGAGACCGCAACCGGTTTTCTTCGGGCCCGCTTCGCCGAGGTGCTGTCCGGATCGGCCCCCCATGCCCGGTTCCGCGCGGTCTATCCCGAGATCCGCTTCACCACGGTCAGCCATGCCCTGGTCGACAGCCGCCTGTCTTTCGGTCATGTCGCCGAGCCCGGCACCTATGTCACCACCGTCACCCGGCCCGATCTTTTCGCCAATTACCTGCGCCAGCAGATCGGGCTGCTTCTGGAAAACCACGGCCAGCCGGTGATGATCGGCCCCTCGACCACGCCGATCCCGATTCATTTCGCGATGGGCAGCGCCGGGGTCACCGTGCCCCAGGACGGCGCGCTGGAGGTGCCCTTGCGCGATCTCTTCGACGTGCCGGACCTGACCACGACCAATGACGACATCGTCAACGGCACCTGGACCATGCCCGAGGGCGCGGCCCGGCCGCTGGCACCCTTTACCGCGCAGCGCGTGGATTATTCGCTGGCCCGGCTCGCGCATTACACCGCGACCGCGCCCGAGCATTTCCAGAACCACGTCCTGTTCACCAACTACCAGTTCTATGTCGAGGAATTCGAGGCGCTGGCGCGGCGGGCGCTGGCCGATCCCGACAGCGGCTATACCGCGCTGGTCGGTCCCGGCAATGCCGAGATCCGGGCGCCCGAGACCCAGCTGCCGGTGCCGCTCAAGCTGCCGCAGATGCCCTCCTATCACCTCAAGCGCGCCGACGGGCAGGGCATCACGCTGGTCAATATCGGCGTCGGCCCCTCGAATGCGAAGACCGCGACCGACCATATCGCGGTGCTGCGCCCGCATGCCTGGCTGATGGTGGGCCATTGCGCGGGCCTGCGCAATTCGCAGCGGCTGGGCGATTTCGTGCTGGCCCATGGCTATCTGCGCGAGGATCATGTGCTGGACAACGACCTGCCGCTCTGGGTGCCGATCCCGGCGCTGGCCGAGATCCAGGTCGCGCTGGAGGATGCGGTCGAGGAGGTGACCCGGCTCGAGGGCTACGGGCTCAAGCGGATCATGCGCACGGGCACGGTCGCCACCATCGACAACCGCAACTGGGAACTGTCGGACCAGACCGGCCCGGTGCAGCGGCTGTCGCAGTCCCGCGCCATCGCGCTCGACATGGAAAGCGCCACCATCGCCGCCAACGGCTTTCGTTTCCGGGTGCCCTACGGCACGCTGCTTTGCGTGTCCGACCGGCCTTTGCATGGCGAGCTGAAGCTGCCGGGCATGGCGTCTGATTTCTACAAGACCCAAGTCGCGCGGCATCTGGCGATCGGGGTGCGGGCGATGGAGCTTCTGCGTGACATGCCGCTGGAACGCATTCACAGCCGCAAGCTGCGCAGCTTCGAGGAAACCGCCTTTCTCTGA
- a CDS encoding SDR family oxidoreductase gives MTGTLLSIGHGYSARELAQSLEPGWRVIGTSRSAEGAEALRRTGIEARIWPGDDLGPDLAAATHLMTSVPPGASGDPVLAALGETLRAARHLRWVGYLSTTGVYGDHGGDWVDETAPLTPATSRGEARVAAEAGWAALGLPLHIFRLAGIYGPGRSPLDRVREGRAQRIVKEGQVFSRIHVADIAQVLAASMAAPDPGAIYNLADDEPAPPDEVIAFAAEMLGLPVPPAIPFEKAELSPMARSFYAESKRVRNDRIKTELGVHLRHPDYRAGLAALLETERAAMIR, from the coding sequence ATGACAGGGACACTTCTTTCCATCGGGCATGGATATTCCGCCCGCGAGCTTGCGCAGAGCCTCGAACCGGGCTGGCGCGTGATCGGCACCAGCCGCAGCGCCGAGGGCGCCGAGGCGCTCCGCCGGACCGGCATCGAGGCCCGGATCTGGCCCGGAGACGATCTCGGCCCCGATCTGGCCGCGGCCACGCATCTCATGACCTCGGTGCCGCCCGGCGCCTCGGGCGATCCGGTGCTGGCCGCCCTCGGCGAGACGTTGCGCGCGGCGCGGCACCTGCGCTGGGTCGGCTATCTCTCGACCACCGGGGTCTATGGCGATCATGGCGGCGACTGGGTCGACGAGACGGCGCCGCTGACCCCCGCGACCTCGCGCGGCGAGGCCCGGGTCGCGGCCGAGGCGGGCTGGGCCGCGCTGGGTCTGCCGCTGCATATCTTCCGGCTGGCGGGGATCTACGGGCCGGGCCGCTCGCCGCTCGATCGGGTGCGCGAGGGCCGCGCCCAGCGCATCGTCAAGGAGGGCCAGGTGTTCTCGCGCATCCATGTCGCGGATATCGCCCAGGTGCTGGCCGCCTCGATGGCCGCGCCCGATCCCGGCGCGATCTACAACCTCGCCGATGACGAGCCCGCCCCGCCCGACGAGGTAATCGCCTTCGCCGCCGAGATGCTGGGCCTGCCGGTGCCGCCCGCCATTCCCTTCGAAAAGGCCGAGCTGAGCCCGATGGCCCGAAGCTTCTACGCGGAATCGAAGCGGGTCCGGAACGACCGGATCAAGACCGAGCTCGGGGTCCATCTGCGCCATCCCGACTATCGCGCCGGTCTGGCCGCTCTGCTGGAGACGGAACGCGCCGCAATGATCCGCTGA